From Streptomyces sp. SCSIO 75703:
TCGCGCAGGTAGCGGGCGCAGCCGGTCAGGGTGCCGCCGGTGCCGACCCCGCACACCAGGTGGTCCACCCGGCCGCCGGCACCGTGCCAGATCTCGGGGCCGGTCGTCTCGTAGTGGGCGCGGACGTTGTCGGGGTTCTCGTGCTGGCGCGCGTACCAGGACCCCGGCGTCCCGGCGTGCAGTTGCCCGGCGCGCTCGACGCAGCCCGCGAAGCCCAGCGCGTGGTCGGTGAACTCCACCTCGGCGCCGAGCATCCGCAGGGTGAGGACGCGCTCGCGCGAGGCGTTGTCGGGCAGCACGATCCGGCACGGGTGGCCGTCGGCGGCGGCGAGCGCGGCGAGGGCGATCCCGGTGTTGCCCGAGGTCGACTCGATGACCGTGGCGCCGGGCGCGAGCGCGCCGGACTCCTGCGCGGCACGCAGCATGAACAGGGCGACCCGGTCCTTGATGCTGGACAGCGGGTTGGCGGACTCCAGCTTGGCGAGGACCCGGGCCGTCGCGGGCAGCCCGTCGAGGGTGAGCCGGAGCAGGGGGGTGTCGCCGACGAGGTCCTCCACGGACGTGGCGAAGGGGCGGGTGCGTACCTGGTTCACCATGGCTGCGTCCTCCCCGTCTCAGTTCGCCGCGCCGCGGCCGGCGGGGTCGACGTGGACGCGCAGGGTCTCCCGCACGAACTTCAGGGCGTCCTCGCGCTCGCCCGGCGTGGCCGCGTCGACC
This genomic window contains:
- a CDS encoding cysteine synthase family protein, coding for MVNQVRTRPFATSVEDLVGDTPLLRLTLDGLPATARVLAKLESANPLSSIKDRVALFMLRAAQESGALAPGATVIESTSGNTGIALAALAAADGHPCRIVLPDNASRERVLTLRMLGAEVEFTDHALGFAGCVERAGQLHAGTPGSWYARQHENPDNVRAHYETTGPEIWHGAGGRVDHLVCGVGTGGTLTGCARYLRERNPDLTVVAVEPAGSPLLSGGEPGPHRIPGLNGGFISPVTDVDLVDEVIVVGDEDAAATTRALAARTGLLVGISSGAAAYGCLELARRHDLTDAVVATVFPDSGERYLSWWPGTEPSGER